The Cinclus cinclus chromosome 3, bCinCin1.1, whole genome shotgun sequence genome has a window encoding:
- the FNDC4 gene encoding fibronectin type III domain-containing protein 4 isoform X1 produces the protein MARVSAMISPVLVLFGCDLCFVRANRPPSPVNVTVTQLKANSATVSWDVPEGDVVIGYAILQQRQDGQMQRFIREVNTTNRACVLWDLAEDADYIIQVQSIGLYGESQASKRVHFRTLKETDRLPSNSSNQGDITMEGLDKDRQLQTGEIIIIVAVLLMWAAVIALFCRQYDIIKDNDSNNSKEKTKPSSEHSTPERPSGGLLRSKQMSGAETSCLDFKSPVPLLQFFKLADYSPCQRDPSSYIPSPN, from the exons ATGGCCCGAGTCTCGGCGATGATCAGCCCGGTCCTGGTGCTCTTCGGCTGCGACCTGTGTTTCGTGCGAGCCA ACAGGCCACCGTCCCCTGTCAACGTGACTGTGACGCAGCTGAAGGCAAACTCTGCCACGGTCTCCTGGGACGTACCAGAAGGAGACGTGGTCATCGGCTATGCCATTCTACAGCAG AGGCAGGACGGACAGATGCAGCGCTTCATCCGTGAGGTGAACACCACCAACCGTGCCTGTGTGCTTTGGGACCTGGCAGAGGATGCTGACTACATCATCCAGGTGCAGAGCATTGGCCTGTACGGGGAAAGCCAGGCTAGCAAGCGTGTCCACTTCCGCACCCTGAAGGAGACCGACCGCCTGCCTTCCAACAGCTCCAACCAAG GTGACATCACCATGGAAGGGCTGGACAAAGACCGGCAGCTGCAGACAGGCGAGATTATTATCattgtggctgtgctgctcatGTGGGCAG CGGTGATCGCCCTGTTCTGCAGACAATATGATATCATCAAGGATAATGACTCCAACAACAGCAAGGAGAAGACAAAGCCATCCTCAGAGCATAGCACGCCAGAACGGCCAAGTGGAGGGCTGCTGCGGAGCAAG CAGATGTCAGGAGCAGAAACTTCTTGTTTGGACTTCAAGTCCCCAGTTCCCCTACTCCAGTTTTTTAAGCTTGCTGATTACTCTCCTTGCCAAAGAGATCCCTCCTCTTATATCCCTTCTCCAAActga
- the FNDC4 gene encoding fibronectin type III domain-containing protein 4 isoform X2 has protein sequence MARVSAMISPVLVLFGCDLCFVRANRPPSPVNVTVTQLKANSATVSWDVPEGDVVIGYAILQQRQDGQMQRFIREVNTTNRACVLWDLAEDADYIIQVQSIGLYGESQASKRVHFRTLKETDRLPSNSSNQGDITMEGLDKDRQLQTGEIIIIVAVLLMWAAVIALFCRQYDIIKDNDSNNSKEKTKPSSEHSTPERPSGGLLRSKKKSPSVNIIEV, from the exons ATGGCCCGAGTCTCGGCGATGATCAGCCCGGTCCTGGTGCTCTTCGGCTGCGACCTGTGTTTCGTGCGAGCCA ACAGGCCACCGTCCCCTGTCAACGTGACTGTGACGCAGCTGAAGGCAAACTCTGCCACGGTCTCCTGGGACGTACCAGAAGGAGACGTGGTCATCGGCTATGCCATTCTACAGCAG AGGCAGGACGGACAGATGCAGCGCTTCATCCGTGAGGTGAACACCACCAACCGTGCCTGTGTGCTTTGGGACCTGGCAGAGGATGCTGACTACATCATCCAGGTGCAGAGCATTGGCCTGTACGGGGAAAGCCAGGCTAGCAAGCGTGTCCACTTCCGCACCCTGAAGGAGACCGACCGCCTGCCTTCCAACAGCTCCAACCAAG GTGACATCACCATGGAAGGGCTGGACAAAGACCGGCAGCTGCAGACAGGCGAGATTATTATCattgtggctgtgctgctcatGTGGGCAG CGGTGATCGCCCTGTTCTGCAGACAATATGATATCATCAAGGATAATGACTCCAACAACAGCAAGGAGAAGACAAAGCCATCCTCAGAGCATAGCACGCCAGAACGGCCAAGTGGAGGGCTGCTGCGGAGCAAG AAGAAATCTCCCTCAGTCAATATCATCGAGGTGTAA
- the FNDC4 gene encoding fibronectin type III domain-containing protein 4 isoform X3 gives MQRFIREVNTTNRACVLWDLAEDADYIIQVQSIGLYGESQASKRVHFRTLKETDRLPSNSSNQGDITMEGLDKDRQLQTGEIIIIVAVLLMWAAVIALFCRQYDIIKDNDSNNSKEKTKPSSEHSTPERPSGGLLRSKKKSPSVNIIEV, from the exons ATGCAGCGCTTCATCCGTGAGGTGAACACCACCAACCGTGCCTGTGTGCTTTGGGACCTGGCAGAGGATGCTGACTACATCATCCAGGTGCAGAGCATTGGCCTGTACGGGGAAAGCCAGGCTAGCAAGCGTGTCCACTTCCGCACCCTGAAGGAGACCGACCGCCTGCCTTCCAACAGCTCCAACCAAG GTGACATCACCATGGAAGGGCTGGACAAAGACCGGCAGCTGCAGACAGGCGAGATTATTATCattgtggctgtgctgctcatGTGGGCAG CGGTGATCGCCCTGTTCTGCAGACAATATGATATCATCAAGGATAATGACTCCAACAACAGCAAGGAGAAGACAAAGCCATCCTCAGAGCATAGCACGCCAGAACGGCCAAGTGGAGGGCTGCTGCGGAGCAAG AAGAAATCTCCCTCAGTCAATATCATCGAGGTGTAA
- the LOC134042821 gene encoding LOW QUALITY PROTEIN: low density lipoprotein receptor adapter protein 1-like (The sequence of the model RefSeq protein was modified relative to this genomic sequence to represent the inferred CDS: inserted 1 base in 1 codon), translating to MEALRAAGRAVLRSPRLARHGLGLRRRRKLPESWADMQEPLLEGMCFTLKYLGMTLVEKPKGEDMAAAAIRRIVAMARVGARKFQKVILTVSPRGISLQDADTKEMVENISIYRISYCTTDKLQNKVFAYVAQSQESGALECHAFLSPKKKIAQAVTLTVAQAFQMALDLWEATHAGSRQDQPLHPSCVLESSEPGRPREPAPPGNAPFRHQFGVQYEQEEEEDDNTSETLSGTNTSCAPIKLFYSTATVLPPGATPGQLDGAGRGWRLPQHWPQGCWPQDSPGLSQISATIDQPLRIHPVPAXCPGTALPARGLLALLPWSAQRSNHGVTISGTACSWSNRTTWPSLQQQQVSLKGQRNAR from the exons ATGGAGGCGCTGCGTGCGGCGGGGCGCGCCGTGCTGCGGAGCCCACGCCTCGCCCGGCACGGCCTGGGTCTCCGCCGGCGGCGCA AGCTTCCTGAGAGCTGGGCTGATATGCAGGAGCCACTGCTTGAGGGGATGTGCTTCACCCTCAAATATCTGGGCATGACACTGGTAGAAAAACCAAAAGGAGAAGacatggctgctgctgccatccgCAGGATCGTGGCCATG GCACGGGTTGGAGCTCGCAAGTTTCAGAAGGTGATTCTGACAGTGTCTCCAAGGGGCATCTCACTGCAGGATGCAGACACTAAGGAAATGGTGGAGAACATCTCCATCTACAG GATCTCCTACTGCACAACAGACAAGTTGCAGAACAAAGTCTTTGCTTACGTtgcccagagccaggagagCGGGGCACTGGAGTGCCATgccttcctctcacccaagaAGAAGATT GCCCAGGCTGTTACTCTGACTGTGGCCCAGGCCTTTCAGATGGCACTGGATCTCTGGGAAGCAACACATGCAG GCTCTAGGCAGGATCAGCCCCTTCACCCTTCATGTGTCCTGGAGAGCAGTGAGCCCGGCAGACCCCGTGAGCCAGCCCCCCCTGGGAACGCTCCCTTCAGACACCAGTTTGGGGTACAGTATGAGCAA gaggaggaagaagatgaTAATACCAGTGAAACCTTATCTGG AACTAATACCTCTTGTGCCCCCATCAAGCTCTTCTACAGCACAGCTACTGTGCTACCGCCTGGGGCCACCCCTGGACAGCTGGATGGTGCTGGGAGGGGTTGGAGACTCCCCCAGCACtggccccagggctgctggccCCAAGACTCCCCTGGGCTAAGCCAAATCTCTGCAACAATAGACCAGCCACTCAGGATTCAcccagtgcctg gctgccctggcactgccctccCAGCACgggggctgctggcactgctgccatggAGTGCACAG AGGAGCAACCATGGGGTCACCATCAGTGGGACAGCTTGCAGCTGgtccaacagaaccacatggcccagcctgcagcagcagcaggtctcCCTCAAGGGCCAGAGGAATGCGAGGTGA